One genomic region from Augochlora pura isolate Apur16 chromosome 7, APUR_v2.2.1, whole genome shotgun sequence encodes:
- the LOC144473436 gene encoding uncharacterized protein LOC144473436 — MALISVVGLSIGGNAAADVLVQPGYGQPQTPLLPQQIAQPFPTVPRVPGYGAFQQHSPGYHLELHPIYGHLGHSYGGLGHHHGHDLLPIHSKPLYRHLPYGDYGGLSGFGLPGTRGIVPPQIPLAANGRYRRSIGEPPSDGVQREKRESVAVATKPTLNGDNGMVVDFLNQDKEEKRVEVRQSKNDQAESDSTLLGLNPPSMYPAQNQYQFAMPASSSYQQIVNEEPAPPAQINTRAAIHEQATPQNQAAATTANTVRETRSGYASSMLPPQVLVLNQSPWRTAQVVVQDPKRNYPDPRPMTDAERIDHEKLKNHVESQQAKSPESSEKDEIVGSHHHHKIKTITHIHQHAKFRSNDYENEPYTPCTCQNPVYTVYSDATNNLPLTQLGVQEPGLALQLASLPETDSPNMGYYVVAPQTYSSPIVYSDYSYSAMPSVIAQDAKL, encoded by the exons ATGGCACTC aTTTCAGTGGTCGGTCTTTCAATCGGCGGCAACGCTGCCGCCGATGTTCTGGTGCAGCCAGGCTACGGTCAACCGCAAACCCCGTTGCTTCCGCAACAGATAGCGCAACCCTTTCCAACAGTTCCACGCGTTCCAGGCTACGGCGCGTTCCAGCAACACAGTCCTGGATATCATCTGGAGCTTCATCCGATCTACGGGCATTTAGGCCACTCGTACGGTGGATTAGGACATCATCATGGTCACGATTTATTGCCGATTCACTCGAAACCACTATATAGACACCTGCCCTATGGCGACTACGGGGGGCTGAGTGGTTTTGGACTTCCCGGCACGCGTGGAATCGTACCACCCCAGATTCCTTTG GCAGCAAATGGAAGATATAGAAGATCCATTGGTGAGCCGCCCAGCGATGGGGTTCAACGAGAAAAGCGCGAGAGTGTGGCTGTGGCCACGAAGCCGACCCTAAACGGAGACAATGGGATGGTCGTTGATTTCTTAAATCAAGACAAAGAAG AGAAACGCGTGGAAGTCCGTCAGAGCAAAAACGATCAAGCAGAATCCGACTCAACTCTATTAGGCCTGAATCCACCGAGCATGTATCCCGCACAGAATCAATACCAGTTCGCGATGCCAGCCTCCAGTTCCTATCAGCAAATCGTCAACGAAGAGCCCGCGCCGCCAGCCCAAATAAATACCCGAGCCGCGATACACGAGCAAGCAACACCGCAAAACCAAGCTGCAGCTACGACGGCGAACACAGTTCGTGAAACAAGATCTGGATATGCATCGAGTATGTTACCTCCGCAGGTATTGGTACTGAACCAATCGCCGTGGAGGACAGCGCAGGTCGTTGTGCAAGACCCAAAACGAAATTATCCTGACCCGAGACCGATGACCGACGCGGAGAGGATCGatcatgaaaaattgaaaaatcacgTG GAAAGCCAGCAAGCCAAAAGCCCGGAATCGAGCGAAAAAGACGAGATAGTGGGTTCTCACCATCATCACAAGATTAAGACGATAACGCACATCCACCAACACGCAAAGTTCCGATCCAACGACTACGAGAACGAACCTTACACGCCGTGCACCTGTCAGAATCCCGTCTACACGGTTTACAGCGACGCTACAAATAACTTGCCGTTGACGCAGTTAGGCGTACAGGAACCGGGATTGGCTCTTCAGCTCGCATCCCTGCCAGAGACCGATTCACCAAACATGGGATACTACGTGGTTGCACCGCAAACCTACAGTAGCCCCATCGTCTACTCCGACTATAGTTATTCTGCAATGCCGTCGGTAATTGCGCAGGACGCTAAACTATAG